The proteins below come from a single Chryseobacterium capnotolerans genomic window:
- a CDS encoding DUF3307 domain-containing protein — protein MIFIKLILAHLLGDFILQPNAWVADKENYKLKSKYLYFHVLIHTVLSFVFLWDLQLWWVAVAVGITHLIIDAAKLSFQTIKTKKRWFFIDQLLHVLVIAGVSFYFGEFNFEFLQNQEFLKILMAALFLTTPASIFIKIPLSSWTPAPDGANSIQTESLSSAGKYIGILERLLVFTFIMVNHWEGVGFMVAAKSVFRFSDLAQAKQRKLTEYVLIGTLLSFGLAVLTGIIIK, from the coding sequence ATGATCTTTATCAAACTCATATTGGCACATCTACTCGGAGATTTTATACTTCAGCCAAATGCATGGGTTGCTGATAAGGAGAACTATAAACTGAAAAGTAAATATTTATACTTTCATGTTCTGATTCACACTGTTTTAAGTTTTGTTTTTCTTTGGGATTTACAACTTTGGTGGGTAGCTGTTGCAGTGGGAATTACCCATCTCATTATTGATGCTGCTAAGCTTAGTTTCCAGACTATAAAAACGAAAAAAAGATGGTTTTTCATTGATCAGCTGCTGCATGTGTTAGTGATTGCAGGAGTATCTTTTTATTTCGGTGAATTTAATTTTGAATTTTTACAGAATCAGGAATTTTTAAAAATACTAATGGCCGCTTTGTTCCTGACAACGCCAGCTTCTATTTTTATCAAAATTCCTTTATCATCATGGACCCCAGCTCCGGATGGTGCCAACTCTATTCAAACCGAGTCTTTATCAAGTGCCGGAAAATATATCGGAATTTTAGAACGTCTGTTGGTATTTACCTTTATTATGGTAAATCACTGGGAAGGCGTAGGTTTCATGGTAGCAGCCAAATCTGTTTTCAGGTTCAGCGACCTTGCACAGGCAAAACAGAGAAAACTTACAGAATATGTATTGATTGGTACACTGCTAAGTTTTGGACTGGCTGTCTTAACAGGAATAATAATAAAATAA
- a CDS encoding porin family protein, whose amino-acid sequence MKKLFIGLAFAGSLFINAQEKTKSSSPVTFGVKGGLSLSNFSDNNNRDYYDDENKMKAGFHAGVFVNIPVAEKFSVQPELLFSQLGSKIEERERYNNGNYRRDSDYSANLNYLVLPVMVQYNILPQLYVEAGPEFGFLLGGKFKGDDTITQRFGNTTSTTHESFSEKLDMDLYNRFQLGIGIGAGYYFTPKFGVTARFTAGITNILDNRDSDYKIRNNAFQVGVAYKFK is encoded by the coding sequence ATGAAAAAATTATTCATAGGATTGGCATTTGCAGGTAGCCTTTTTATCAATGCACAAGAAAAAACCAAATCATCTTCTCCTGTTACTTTTGGAGTTAAAGGAGGATTGAGCCTCTCTAATTTTTCTGACAATAACAATAGGGATTATTATGACGATGAAAATAAAATGAAAGCAGGTTTTCATGCAGGAGTTTTCGTTAATATTCCTGTAGCGGAAAAATTCAGTGTTCAACCGGAACTTCTTTTCAGTCAATTAGGTTCTAAAATTGAAGAAAGAGAAAGATATAACAATGGTAACTACAGAAGAGATTCTGACTATTCAGCAAATTTGAATTACCTTGTTCTACCCGTTATGGTTCAGTATAACATTCTTCCACAGCTTTACGTTGAAGCAGGTCCTGAATTTGGGTTTTTACTAGGCGGAAAATTCAAGGGAGATGATACCATTACTCAAAGATTTGGAAATACAACATCAACTACTCATGAGAGTTTTTCTGAAAAATTAGATATGGATCTTTACAACAGATTCCAATTGGGTATTGGTATTGGTGCGGGATATTATTTTACTCCAAAATTTGGGGTGACAGCAAGATTTACAGCAGGTATTACCAATATTCTGGATAACCGTGATTCAGATTACAAAATAAGAAACAATGCCTTTCAGGTGGGTGTAGCATATAAATTCAAATAG
- a CDS encoding glycerophosphodiester phosphodiesterase family protein, which yields MKNVLFTALFLAFTQLYTAQSFDNQAHRGGKSLYPENTIPAMKNALRMNVTTLEMDLAITKDKKVILSHDSFLSPELVTKPNGTYIPKDSGFYYKIYEMPYTKIQTFDVGLKKLENYPDQKKMKAQKPLFSDVIDAAESYARELKRPLPYYNIETKTRPFSDNIFHPEPKEFVDLMMKIILEKRIQDRAIIQSFDPRTLEIIHKEYPKIMTALLVEKVDDQKLAQQRAHFKHIAVEKFKLYPDHLNGVAGDMKFLSFTPTIYSPDHRLVTSQLVQECHALGMKVIPWTVNTKERLQELKSMGIDGVISDDPRIFEK from the coding sequence ATGAAAAATGTACTTTTCACGGCCCTTTTTTTGGCATTTACCCAACTTTATACTGCTCAATCTTTCGATAACCAGGCGCATCGCGGTGGAAAATCTTTATATCCCGAGAACACAATCCCGGCTATGAAAAATGCCTTAAGAATGAATGTAACAACCCTTGAAATGGATCTGGCTATCACAAAAGATAAGAAAGTGATCTTATCTCATGATTCTTTCCTTTCACCAGAATTAGTAACAAAACCTAATGGAACCTATATCCCAAAAGACTCCGGCTTTTATTACAAGATTTATGAAATGCCTTACACAAAGATTCAGACATTTGATGTGGGTTTAAAAAAACTCGAAAACTATCCTGATCAAAAGAAAATGAAGGCTCAGAAACCTCTTTTTTCTGATGTAATAGATGCTGCTGAAAGCTATGCCCGTGAATTGAAAAGGCCTCTGCCTTATTATAATATAGAAACCAAAACACGCCCTTTCTCTGACAATATCTTTCATCCGGAACCTAAAGAATTTGTAGATTTAATGATGAAAATTATTCTTGAAAAAAGAATTCAGGATAGAGCTATTATTCAGTCTTTCGACCCCAGAACACTTGAAATTATTCATAAAGAATATCCTAAAATAATGACAGCCTTACTTGTAGAAAAAGTGGATGATCAAAAACTGGCACAACAACGAGCCCATTTCAAACACATTGCGGTTGAAAAATTTAAATTATATCCGGATCATCTGAATGGAGTAGCAGGAGATATGAAGTTTTTAAGCTTCACTCCAACTATTTATAGTCCGGATCATAGACTGGTTACTTCTCAACTCGTACAGGAATGCCACGCATTAGGCATGAAAGTGATCCCGTGGACCGTGAATACCAAAGAAAGATTACAGGAGTTAAAAAGCATGGGAATAGATGGGGTAATCAGTGATGACCCAAGAATATTTGAAAAGTGA
- a CDS encoding porin family protein, with product MKKIFPCLALVAGTFVFAQKTSTNTASSSPIRFGLKAGINISSLSDSEFSSKTGFYGGAFANIPVAKDFSVQPEVLYSGMGAKHLSTDSKVNLDYISIPVMLQYNALPNLYLEAGPQFNFLVSSKVKFPSSSIDGKDIFKTFDFGLGLGAGYYFTPNIGVNVRYVAGLTNIGKDRPGYTSSTKSDVFQIGLAYKF from the coding sequence ATGAAAAAAATTTTTCCATGCCTGGCTCTTGTAGCAGGTACATTTGTTTTTGCACAAAAAACGTCTACTAATACAGCCTCTTCTTCTCCTATTAGATTTGGTCTAAAAGCAGGTATTAACATTTCTAGCCTTTCTGATTCTGAATTCAGTTCAAAAACCGGGTTCTATGGAGGGGCATTTGCTAATATTCCAGTAGCAAAGGATTTTTCCGTACAGCCTGAAGTATTATATAGTGGAATGGGAGCAAAACATTTATCGACAGACAGCAAAGTTAATTTAGATTATATCTCTATACCGGTAATGCTACAATATAATGCTCTTCCTAATTTATATTTGGAAGCAGGCCCACAATTTAACTTCTTGGTAAGCTCAAAGGTTAAATTTCCATCTAGCTCAATAGATGGTAAAGATATATTTAAAACATTTGATTTCGGACTTGGTCTAGGAGCTGGCTACTACTTTACTCCCAATATCGGAGTCAACGTAAGATATGTTGCTGGATTAACTAATATTGGGAAAGACAGACCTGGATACACAAGCTCTACAAAAAGTGATGTATTTCAAATTGGTTTAGCTTATAAATTCTAA
- a CDS encoding porin family protein, translated as MKKLFLGLALTAGTLAFAQESTTVNTSPLKKDVQPVRFGIKAGGNSAYFSEQQFGMNSQKLGFHAGAFVNIPISKQFSLQPEVLYNQMGARDVAYSTETTTGATTVKTKGESKVTMNYISVPLMVQMRPMDKFYIEAGPEFSYFINGKTKGEATIATTTGGVTTTTSQSQSDDINKDNINRFNFGLGLGLGYDITNNIGISARYTNSLTKIEKSRPAAENNNRVFQLGLNYKF; from the coding sequence ATGAAGAAGTTATTTTTAGGACTGGCATTAACTGCTGGTACATTAGCCTTTGCTCAGGAATCAACAACTGTAAATACATCACCTCTTAAAAAAGACGTTCAACCTGTTAGATTTGGTATTAAAGCCGGAGGAAACTCAGCGTATTTCAGTGAACAACAATTCGGAATGAACAGCCAGAAATTAGGTTTCCATGCCGGAGCTTTTGTTAACATTCCTATCTCTAAACAATTCAGTTTACAACCAGAGGTTTTATATAACCAAATGGGAGCAAGAGATGTAGCCTATTCAACAGAAACGACTACAGGAGCAACTACTGTAAAAACTAAAGGAGAAAGCAAAGTAACAATGAACTATATTTCAGTTCCTTTAATGGTACAAATGAGACCTATGGATAAATTCTATATTGAAGCAGGTCCTGAGTTCAGCTATTTTATCAATGGAAAGACTAAAGGAGAAGCTACTATAGCTACTACTACGGGAGGGGTAACAACAACAACATCTCAATCTCAGTCTGATGATATTAATAAGGATAACATCAACAGATTCAACTTTGGTTTAGGTCTTGGTCTAGGGTATGATATTACCAATAATATTGGAATTAGTGCTAGATATACAAACAGCTTAACAAAGATCGAAAAAAGCAGACCAGCTGCTGAAAACAACAACAGAGTTTTCCAATTAGGTCTGAACTATAAGTTCTAA
- the purC gene encoding phosphoribosylaminoimidazolesuccinocarboxamide synthase — MSQKKEMLYEGKAKQVFATDNPDEVVVRFKDDATAFNAQKKGQVDLKGEMNNAITTLIFEYLNEKGIKTHFIKQLDEREQLVRKVSIIPLEMVVRNYSAGSMAQRLGVEEGIKSPVTIFDICYKKDELGDPLINDHHAVFLGAATYEELDEMYELTSDINEILIDLFDKINIILVDFKIELGKTSDGEIILADEISPDTCRLWDKDTMKKLDKDRFRRDLGEVTEAYVEIYNRLKNLLKK, encoded by the coding sequence ATGAGTCAAAAGAAAGAAATGTTGTACGAGGGGAAAGCAAAACAAGTATTTGCAACCGATAATCCTGATGAAGTAGTAGTACGTTTCAAAGACGATGCTACAGCATTTAATGCTCAAAAGAAAGGGCAGGTTGACCTGAAAGGGGAAATGAACAACGCCATCACTACTCTTATTTTTGAATATTTAAATGAAAAAGGGATCAAAACTCATTTCATCAAACAATTGGACGAAAGAGAGCAGTTGGTAAGAAAAGTATCAATCATTCCTTTGGAAATGGTGGTAAGAAACTACTCTGCAGGAAGTATGGCACAAAGATTAGGAGTGGAAGAAGGAATTAAGTCTCCGGTAACCATTTTCGATATCTGCTATAAAAAAGACGAATTGGGAGATCCGCTTATCAATGATCACCACGCTGTTTTCTTAGGAGCTGCAACTTACGAAGAGCTTGATGAAATGTATGAATTAACTTCAGACATCAACGAGATCCTTATCGACCTGTTTGACAAAATCAATATCATCCTTGTAGATTTCAAAATCGAATTAGGAAAAACTTCAGACGGTGAAATCATTCTTGCAGACGAAATTTCTCCTGACACTTGCAGACTTTGGGATAAAGATACCATGAAGAAGCTTGACAAAGACAGATTCAGAAGAGACTTAGGAGAAGTAACTGAGGCATATGTTGAAATTTACAACCGTCTTAAAAATCTTTTAAAGAAATAA
- a CDS encoding endonuclease — protein MKKILLPIILISSYIFAQAPAGYYNGTAGLSGYALKSKVHDIISEKMINWHYDDLPNLYNQTDLDKYYDHDASNTEYLLDIYSEIPLGTDAYEYKSNQMIAGAGAEGMGYNREHMMPQSTFSTSSNISDYPMYSDLNFIVPVDAYINQRRNNYPYGVAGTTNYYTFTNNSKISKAAIPNYPYTGRVYEPIDEFKGDVARTLLYFAVRYEGKLGSFNTAYSTSATITPATDQCPLDGTEERAIDLPYVAMLKQWSAMDPVSQREIDRNNAIYAIQKNRNPFIDHPEWIDMIWSENPDSIAPLAPGSLVSTQQNAYFINLNWTASTDTDVLGYRIYMNGSETPVAVTKGTAITIDHLSPSTTYTFTVKAFDKGYLESPFSNTVTVSTIASDSFAPDLMITKYISGTNNTANTIKNNALEIVNKTGHEVNLNNYRINIQLKNNATGAIYNADTYELEGKIGNNETFVILNPKANLACYSNDQAKFVTASDPMTFKGENYVELAYNKTITVDAIGTKYVLNNNGNISLYRKNIINQPNSTFTIGEWDSYPSNYCQNLGTLSTTELIASKDKKLGIYPNPVYDRLFVNGEIEKIKTAQIIDFSGKVIYTEKDPFRNKKDISVQGIPTGTYILRLDDHTQQFIKK, from the coding sequence ATGAAAAAAATTCTACTTCCTATTATTTTGATTTCTTCTTATATTTTCGCGCAGGCTCCTGCCGGATATTATAACGGGACCGCCGGATTAAGCGGCTATGCCCTGAAATCTAAGGTACATGATATTATTTCGGAGAAAATGATAAACTGGCATTATGATGATCTTCCGAATCTTTATAACCAAACGGATCTTGATAAATATTATGATCACGATGCTTCCAATACAGAATATCTTTTGGATATCTATTCTGAAATTCCTTTGGGGACTGATGCATATGAATACAAGTCTAATCAAATGATTGCTGGTGCTGGAGCTGAAGGAATGGGCTATAACAGAGAACATATGATGCCTCAAAGTACATTTAGCACAAGCTCTAATATTAGTGATTATCCCATGTATTCAGATCTGAATTTCATTGTTCCTGTAGATGCATATATTAACCAGCGAAGAAATAATTATCCTTATGGTGTAGCAGGTACTACTAATTATTATACATTTACTAACAATTCGAAGATCTCAAAGGCTGCCATTCCTAATTATCCTTATACAGGAAGGGTGTATGAACCTATTGATGAGTTTAAAGGGGATGTTGCGAGAACATTACTTTATTTCGCTGTAAGATATGAAGGTAAATTAGGTTCGTTTAATACAGCATATAGTACATCTGCAACTATAACACCGGCTACAGATCAATGTCCGCTTGATGGGACGGAAGAAAGGGCTATTGATCTCCCTTATGTTGCTATGCTTAAGCAATGGAGTGCAATGGATCCTGTTTCACAAAGAGAAATAGATAGAAATAATGCAATATATGCCATCCAGAAAAACAGAAACCCATTTATTGATCATCCGGAATGGATTGATATGATTTGGTCTGAAAATCCAGATAGCATTGCTCCTTTAGCTCCGGGATCACTGGTTTCAACACAGCAGAATGCTTATTTTATTAATCTGAACTGGACCGCTTCTACTGATACAGATGTTTTAGGGTACAGAATTTATATGAATGGTTCTGAAACACCTGTCGCTGTTACAAAAGGAACTGCTATAACCATAGATCACTTAAGTCCGTCTACAACTTATACTTTTACAGTGAAAGCTTTTGATAAAGGATACCTGGAATCTCCATTCAGTAATACGGTTACAGTCTCAACTATTGCTTCAGATTCATTTGCTCCCGACCTTATGATCACAAAATATATATCAGGAACCAATAATACTGCAAATACTATTAAGAATAACGCTCTGGAAATCGTTAATAAAACGGGACATGAAGTCAATTTAAATAATTATAGAATTAACATCCAGCTTAAGAATAATGCTACAGGTGCTATTTATAATGCAGATACTTACGAACTGGAAGGAAAAATAGGGAATAATGAAACTTTTGTAATCCTGAATCCCAAAGCTAATTTAGCTTGCTATTCTAATGATCAGGCTAAATTTGTAACAGCATCAGATCCAATGACTTTTAAAGGAGAGAATTATGTAGAACTGGCTTATAATAAAACAATTACTGTAGACGCAATTGGTACAAAATACGTACTCAACAATAATGGTAATATTTCATTATACAGGAAAAATATAATCAACCAGCCTAATAGTACATTTACTATCGGAGAATGGGACTCTTATCCATCCAATTATTGTCAGAATCTTGGAACATTATCTACTACAGAACTTATTGCATCAAAAGATAAAAAGTTAGGAATATATCCCAATCCTGTATATGACCGCCTTTTTGTAAATGGAGAAATTGAAAAGATAAAAACAGCCCAAATCATTGATTTCTCAGGAAAAGTAATTTATACTGAGAAAGATCCGTTCAGAAACAAGAAAGATATTTCTGTTCAGGGAATTCCTACAGGAACATACATCTTAAGACTGGATGACCATACTCAACAGTTTATTAAAAAATAA
- a CDS encoding acyl-CoA dehydrogenase family protein has translation MNTETIDNIKMIAETAREFAEKNIRPNIMEWDESQTFPKDLFHQLGEMGFMGIVVPEQYGGSGLGYHEYVTILDEISQVDPSIGLSVAAHNSLCTNHIYEFGNEEQRNKWLPQLASGKVIGAWGLTEHNTGSDSGGMSTTAVKDGDEWIISGAKNFITHAISGDIAVVMTRTGEKGAKNNSTAFVLEKGMPGFTSGKKENKLGMRASETAELIFDNVRVPDSHRLGEVGEGFKQAMKILDGGRISIAALSLGTARGAYKAALKYAKERHQFGKSISEFQAINFMLADMATEIDAAELLIQRAATLKNAKQKMTKEGAMAKLYASEACVRIANNAVQIFGGYGYTKDFPAEKFYRDSKLCTIGEGTSEIQRLVIGRDITK, from the coding sequence ATGAATACAGAGACAATTGACAACATCAAAATGATAGCGGAGACAGCTAGAGAATTTGCAGAGAAGAATATCCGACCGAACATTATGGAGTGGGATGAAAGCCAGACTTTCCCAAAAGACTTATTCCACCAGCTGGGAGAAATGGGCTTTATGGGAATCGTAGTTCCTGAGCAGTACGGAGGTTCCGGTTTAGGCTATCACGAATATGTTACGATCCTGGATGAGATTTCTCAGGTAGACCCGTCTATTGGTCTTTCTGTAGCTGCGCACAACTCTCTTTGTACCAATCATATTTATGAGTTTGGAAATGAAGAACAAAGAAATAAATGGCTTCCTCAACTAGCTTCCGGAAAAGTAATCGGAGCCTGGGGACTAACAGAGCACAACACTGGTTCAGATTCAGGAGGTATGTCTACCACCGCTGTAAAAGATGGTGATGAATGGATCATCAGTGGGGCTAAAAACTTTATTACTCACGCAATTTCAGGAGATATTGCAGTAGTAATGACCAGAACAGGAGAAAAGGGAGCTAAAAATAACTCTACCGCTTTTGTTTTAGAAAAAGGAATGCCTGGTTTTACTTCAGGAAAAAAAGAAAATAAATTAGGAATGCGTGCTTCTGAAACCGCAGAATTAATTTTTGATAATGTACGTGTGCCGGATTCTCACCGTTTGGGAGAAGTAGGTGAAGGTTTCAAGCAGGCAATGAAAATTCTTGACGGAGGTAGAATTTCTATCGCTGCATTAAGTTTAGGAACTGCAAGAGGAGCTTATAAAGCTGCTTTAAAATATGCTAAAGAAAGACATCAGTTTGGAAAATCAATTTCTGAATTCCAGGCGATCAATTTTATGTTAGCTGATATGGCTACAGAAATTGATGCTGCAGAGCTTCTAATTCAGAGAGCGGCAACATTAAAAAATGCTAAGCAGAAGATGACCAAAGAGGGAGCAATGGCAAAATTATATGCTTCTGAAGCTTGTGTAAGAATTGCTAACAACGCAGTTCAGATCTTCGGAGGTTATGGGTACACAAAGGACTTCCCTGCTGAAAAATTCTACAGAGATTCTAAGCTTTGTACTATTGGAGAAGGAACTTCTGAAATCCAGAGACTGGTGATCGGAAGAGATATTACAAAATAA
- a CDS encoding SatD family protein yields MIAVITGDIINSQHADTEVWITKLKNLLETWGSAPGTWEIYRGDEFQFKCSIDSVFWHFLAIKSLIKSQENLDVRMAIGIGEESFSSEKITESNGTAYVNSGRLLNDLKNDGHTVAIKTSNDTVDRDLNILLKWSSKDFDNWTMATSEIIHEMIMNQDITQEDLAKRFAISQSSISQRLKRANYELIVETNQYFRKKISEL; encoded by the coding sequence ATGATAGCGGTCATTACCGGTGATATTATAAATTCACAGCATGCAGACACTGAAGTTTGGATTACCAAACTTAAAAATCTTCTCGAAACCTGGGGAAGCGCTCCCGGCACATGGGAAATCTACAGGGGAGATGAATTTCAGTTCAAGTGTAGTATTGACTCTGTTTTCTGGCATTTTCTAGCCATAAAATCACTTATTAAAAGCCAGGAGAATCTTGATGTAAGAATGGCCATAGGTATTGGTGAAGAAAGTTTTTCTTCTGAAAAGATCACCGAATCCAATGGTACCGCTTACGTAAATTCCGGACGGCTTCTGAATGACCTAAAGAATGACGGGCACACTGTTGCTATTAAAACGTCCAATGATACTGTAGACAGAGATCTTAATATCTTATTGAAATGGTCGTCTAAGGATTTTGATAACTGGACTATGGCCACTTCTGAAATCATTCACGAAATGATTATGAACCAGGATATTACCCAGGAAGATCTCGCTAAGAGATTTGCTATTTCACAGTCTTCTATCAGCCAGAGACTGAAACGAGCTAACTATGAGCTCATCGTGGAAACCAATCAGTATTTCAGAAAGAAAATCTCAGAACTATAA
- the purF gene encoding amidophosphoribosyltransferase, translating into MKSLDIHKSEYLKQFENQVYGRNLFRTQEEERLDAPNEECGIFGLYSDEDLDTFSLSQFGLFALQHRGQEACGISVLKDGKITNMKDEGLVLDVYKDIQEPETFMGNSAIGHTRYTTAGDKKKYNFQPFFAKNEYDQIILSIAHNGNLTNAKELKAELEAEGVVFRATSDSEVILRLIQKNLDLGLRGAIKATMEKIEGAYSVVGMTRNKFFAFRDFNGIRPLVLGAINENSYVVASESVALDAVGAQYVRDILPGEIIYTNENEPGKLHSYMMDEAKGKQRICSFEYIYFARPDSTLENINVYEIREKSGEKIWDQAPVEADLVIGVPDSGVPAAIGFSKASGIPFRPVLIKNRYIGRSFIVPTQEMRERVVNLKLNPIISEMKDKRVVIIDDSIVRGTTSKRLVKILKDAGVKEIHFRSVSPPIIAPCYLGIDTPSKDDLISANMTTEELKNYLGVDSLEFLSIDNLKDILGSSNHCFGCFTEEYPVGKGEEVELFN; encoded by the coding sequence ATGAAAAGTTTAGACATTCATAAAAGTGAATATTTAAAACAGTTTGAAAACCAGGTTTACGGAAGAAACCTTTTCAGAACTCAGGAGGAGGAAAGATTGGATGCTCCTAATGAGGAATGTGGAATCTTCGGACTGTATTCAGATGAAGATCTGGATACATTTTCTCTTTCGCAATTCGGGCTTTTTGCACTACAGCACAGAGGCCAGGAAGCTTGTGGTATTTCCGTTTTAAAGGACGGGAAAATCACCAACATGAAAGATGAGGGGCTGGTTTTAGACGTTTATAAAGACATTCAGGAACCTGAAACTTTTATGGGAAATTCTGCAATTGGGCATACCCGTTATACCACTGCAGGAGATAAAAAGAAATATAACTTCCAGCCATTTTTCGCGAAAAACGAATATGACCAAATTATACTTTCTATAGCACACAATGGTAACCTTACCAATGCGAAAGAATTAAAAGCTGAATTAGAAGCTGAAGGCGTGGTTTTCAGAGCAACTTCTGATTCTGAGGTGATCTTAAGGTTGATTCAGAAAAACCTTGATCTTGGACTTCGTGGAGCCATTAAAGCAACCATGGAGAAAATTGAAGGAGCATATTCCGTTGTAGGAATGACAAGAAATAAATTCTTTGCTTTCAGAGACTTCAACGGTATCCGTCCATTGGTTTTAGGAGCGATTAATGAAAATTCTTATGTAGTTGCTTCTGAATCTGTAGCATTAGATGCGGTAGGCGCTCAGTATGTACGTGACATTCTTCCTGGAGAAATCATTTATACTAACGAAAATGAGCCTGGAAAACTTCATTCTTATATGATGGATGAAGCCAAAGGAAAACAGAGAATCTGTTCTTTTGAATACATCTATTTTGCAAGACCTGACTCTACCTTAGAAAACATTAATGTTTATGAGATTAGAGAAAAATCCGGGGAAAAGATCTGGGATCAGGCTCCTGTAGAAGCAGACTTGGTTATCGGAGTTCCGGATTCCGGAGTTCCTGCTGCTATTGGATTCTCAAAAGCATCCGGAATACCTTTCCGTCCTGTTTTGATCAAAAACAGATACATCGGAAGAAGTTTCATTGTTCCTACGCAGGAAATGAGAGAAAGGGTAGTAAACCTGAAGCTTAACCCGATTATTTCTGAAATGAAAGACAAAAGGGTAGTAATCATTGATGATTCTATCGTTCGTGGAACAACCTCTAAAAGATTGGTTAAAATTCTGAAAGATGCAGGCGTAAAAGAAATTCACTTCAGAAGTGTTTCTCCGCCAATTATCGCTCCATGTTATCTGGGAATTGATACTCCCTCAAAAGATGATCTGATTTCAGCAAACATGACTACAGAGGAACTTAAAAACTATTTAGGAGTAGATTCCTTAGAATTCTTAAGCATAGACAACCTGAAAGATATTTTAGGGTCTTCCAATCACTGCTTTGGATGTTTTACAGAAGAATATCCAGTAGGAAAAGGAGAGGAAGTAGAATTATTTAATTAA
- a CDS encoding DinB family protein, which produces MIKQALLGEFLHEAENTRKILKAIPDSALDWKPSEKNWTTGQLASHIAEVYNWYNPTFNQDVFDMGQYQYDKGDISKAENIVAKFEENVANAQKVLENSDESTYFNEWKMEMNGNAIFPASPRIQVVRGFLYNHLYHHRGELVVYLRSTGNKVPGLYGPTADDVR; this is translated from the coding sequence ATGATTAAACAGGCCCTTTTAGGTGAGTTTCTGCATGAAGCGGAAAACACCAGAAAAATTTTAAAAGCAATCCCTGACAGTGCTTTAGACTGGAAACCATCTGAAAAAAACTGGACTACCGGTCAGCTGGCCTCTCATATTGCGGAAGTTTATAACTGGTACAACCCTACTTTTAATCAGGATGTCTTTGACATGGGCCAGTATCAGTACGATAAAGGTGACATTTCCAAAGCCGAAAATATTGTAGCGAAATTTGAAGAAAATGTAGCTAATGCACAGAAAGTTCTGGAAAATTCTGATGAAAGCACTTATTTCAATGAATGGAAGATGGAAATGAACGGAAACGCTATTTTTCCTGCTTCTCCAAGAATTCAGGTAGTAAGAGGTTTTCTTTATAATCATTTGTACCATCACAGAGGCGAATTGGTTGTGTATTTAAGATCAACCGGGAACAAAGTTCCAGGGCTTTATGGTCCTACTGCTGATGATGTAAGATAA